In Oncorhynchus tshawytscha isolate Ot180627B linkage group LG06, Otsh_v2.0, whole genome shotgun sequence, the following are encoded in one genomic region:
- the LOC112246700 gene encoding cytochrome b-c1 complex subunit 6, mitochondrial-like encodes MVFEEKMILNGEPEDEEEEEEEEEDMVDPLEVVRDKCAQAEHCVHARAKLEDCESRVGSKSETREDCTEELFDFLHARDHCVAHKVFHSVK; translated from the exons ATGGTTTTCGAGGAGAAAATGATCCTGAACGGGGAACCTGAAGAT gaggaggaggaagaggaggaggaggaagatatgGTG GACCCCCTTGAGGTGGTGCGGGACAAGTGTGCGCAGGCAGAGCACTGCGTCCACGCCAGGGCGAAACTGGAGGACTGTGAATCCAGGGTCGGCTCCAAGTCCGAAACCAGAGAGGACTGCACCGAGGAGCTTTTCGACTTCCTCCATGCGCGGGACCACTGT GTGGCTCACAAAGTCTTCCATTCTGTCAAGTAA